A region of Ornithodoros turicata isolate Travis chromosome 5, ASM3712646v1, whole genome shotgun sequence DNA encodes the following proteins:
- the LOC135393837 gene encoding glutamine amidotransferase-like class 1 domain-containing protein 1: protein MSTARSSCLIVLSGDKDGNSAPSFIQTFTLLHSTFTVQIATPGGKPLEFVNQDDQSRRWLNDFRMKVFAIPISLQTVDPNRYTCLIIPHSPGAVQDLCENNDLAHILKHFIQEKKPICAIGMGVSGLFSAIEDGEVWSFRRYTLTALSVFELARSPDFASLPVIPEDVIKDRGALYSSSDPDEVHVVVDRHLITGQNEQSTLTAVQNLVLLCNQKQQGNPLRKDRHL from the exons ATGTCGACTGCACGCTCAAGTTGTCTTATAGTGCTCAGTGGTGATAAGGATG GAAACTCTGCACCATCCTTCATACAGACGTTTACACTTCTCCATAGTACCTTCACAGTGCAGATTGCAACGCCCGGG GGAAAGCCTTTAGAATTTGTAAACCAGGATGACCAGAGTCGAAGGTGGTTGAATGATTTCCGAATGAAAGTGTTCGCCATCCCAATAAGCTTGCAAACAGTTGACC CGAACCGATATACATGCCTGATAATACCCCACTCCCCTGGTGCAGTCCAAGACTTGTGTGAAAACAACGACCTTGCTCATATACTCAAGCACTTCATTCAGGAAAAAA AACCTATCTGTGCCATTGGAATGGGTGTATCGGGGCTATTTTCAGCGATAGAAGATGGAGAGGTCTGGAGTTTTCGGCGATACACACTCACGGCT TTGTCCGTATTTGAACTTGCACGGAGCCCAGACTTTGCGAGTTTACCAGTCATCCCTGAAGACGTTATTAAGGACAGAGGAGCCCTATACAGCT CGAGCGACCCAGATGAAGTTCACGTGGTTGTGGACAGGCATCTTATCACCGGACAGAACGAGCAGTCTACGCTCACAGCCGTACAAAACCTGGTCCTGCTGTGCAACCAGAAGCAACAAGGGAACCCCCTCCGCAAAGACAGGCACCTGTGA